In Candidatus Falkowbacteria bacterium, a genomic segment contains:
- the rpsE gene encoding 30S ribosomal protein S5 yields the protein MNEQEITTSSQANSDQGQTSSRGAGRDNRSRRGGGGGAGRGPRRGGGRHEEKPADEFEQRIVDIARVTRVMAGGKRMRFRACVAIGDKKGKVAIGLAKGADVTLAVAKAVNQAKKDMVTVPMVNQTIPHSVDQWFGAAHVLLKPAAVGRGIIGGGIVRTILELTGVNNVTSKILGTNNKVNNAKCVIEALKSLRTPKKQPVTDKNKEEVVKAEPVETK from the coding sequence ATGAATGAACAAGAAATAACAACAAGCAGTCAAGCAAATTCTGATCAAGGTCAGACTTCTTCTCGTGGCGCTGGTCGTGATAATCGATCACGTCGAGGCGGTGGGGGTGGAGCTGGTCGTGGTCCACGTCGTGGCGGTGGTCGTCATGAAGAAAAACCAGCTGATGAATTTGAACAAAGAATTGTTGATATCGCTCGAGTAACCCGTGTTATGGCCGGAGGAAAGCGTATGCGTTTTCGTGCCTGTGTAGCTATTGGTGATAAGAAAGGTAAAGTAGCCATTGGTCTAGCAAAGGGTGCAGACGTTACCTTAGCTGTAGCAAAGGCTGTAAATCAAGCAAAAAAAGATATGGTAACTGTGCCAATGGTAAATCAAACTATTCCTCACTCCGTTGATCAATGGTTTGGGGCTGCTCATGTCTTACTAAAGCCAGCAGCCGTTGGACGTGGTATTATAGGAGGAGGTATTGTTCGTACTATTTTGGAATTAACGGGAGTCAACAATGTAACTAGTAAAATTCTAGGAACTAATAATAAGGTTAATAATGCCAAATGTGTTATTGAAGCCTTGAAATCATTACGAACTCCAAAAAAGCAACCAGTTACTGATAAGAATAAAGAAGAAGTAGTTAAAGCAGAACCAGTAGAAACTAAATAG
- the rpsH gene encoding 30S ribosomal protein S8 translates to MMDPIADMLSRIRNAAAVQKAEIVLPMSKLKFNIAKLLEENGWVTKAEVIPHEGKDGFDELKIVLKYKPDGKPKIASLTRISKSSRRVYVGKDELPRVLNNLGIAILSTSQGLMTNREARKRNLGGEVICEIY, encoded by the coding sequence ATGATGGATCCAATAGCAGACATGCTCTCAAGAATCAGAAACGCTGCCGCTGTTCAAAAGGCGGAGATTGTTTTGCCAATGAGCAAGCTTAAATTTAATATTGCCAAGTTACTTGAAGAAAATGGTTGGGTAACTAAAGCTGAAGTTATTCCTCATGAAGGCAAGGATGGTTTTGATGAACTTAAAATAGTTTTGAAATATAAGCCTGATGGCAAACCAAAAATTGCTTCTCTTACTCGTATTAGTAAATCAAGCCGACGTGTCTATGTTGGCAAAGATGAATTACCTCGAGTGTTAAACAATCTAGGAATTGCAATTCTTTCAACTTCACAAGGCTTAATGACTAACCGCGAAGCCAGAAAGCGAAATTTGGGCGGGGAAGTTATTTGCGAAATTTACTAA
- the rplF gene encoding 50S ribosomal protein L6 → MSRLGKLPIELPSGTTAVLANNILTIKSSKGELHQAVHNQVTVSLTPEDIKVSVANPDNKKERAMWGLFYSLIKNMVIGVSQGYEKKLEIQGVGYKVAGGGKAINLSLGFSHPVNFEMPTGVVAAIEGNIITLTSIDKQLVGETAAQIRRLKKPEPYKGKGIRYVGEQVRRKAGKTAAKSA, encoded by the coding sequence ATGTCACGTCTAGGAAAACTACCAATTGAATTACCATCCGGCACTACTGCTGTTTTGGCTAACAATATATTAACGATTAAGTCGTCTAAAGGCGAGCTACATCAGGCTGTCCATAATCAAGTTACTGTTTCCTTAACGCCTGAAGATATTAAAGTCTCAGTGGCGAATCCAGATAATAAAAAAGAACGTGCAATGTGGGGATTGTTTTATAGTCTAATAAAGAATATGGTTATTGGTGTTAGCCAAGGTTATGAAAAAAAATTAGAAATTCAGGGAGTTGGATATAAAGTTGCTGGAGGCGGAAAAGCCATTAATTTAAGTTTAGGTTTTTCACACCCTGTTAATTTTGAAATGCCAACGGGAGTTGTGGCAGCCATTGAAGGTAATATTATAACTTTGACAAGCATTGATAAACAACTTGTTGGTGAAACAGCTGCTCAGATTCGACGTTTAAAAAAACCAGAACCATATAAAGGAAAAGGAATCCGTTATGTTGGCGAACAGGTTCGTCGCAAAGCTGGTAAAACTGCTGCCAAGAGCGCATAA
- a CDS encoding type Z 30S ribosomal protein S14 produces the protein MARKALIAKAKRAPKFSSRKVRRCWRCGRNHGYMRDFDLCRICFRELANNTDMPGVTKSSW, from the coding sequence ATGGCAAGAAAAGCATTAATCGCAAAAGCAAAACGAGCACCAAAATTTAGCTCCCGAAAAGTCCGACGTTGTTGGCGTTGTGGTAGAAACCATGGCTATATGCGTGACTTTGATTTGTGCCGTATTTGTTTTCGAGAATTAGCTAATAATACTGATATGCCTGGAGTTACTAAGTCCAGCTGGTAA
- a CDS encoding 50S ribosomal protein L18, which produces MNKQQAKITKVRRQRRIRKQISGTSARPRLNVSKSNTSLYLQLINDETGVTIVSAHTRELKGTVKKVEAAAALGKLLAEKAIAKKISSVVFDRGGNRYTGRIKAAADGAREGGLQF; this is translated from the coding sequence ATGAATAAACAACAAGCTAAAATTACAAAAGTTCGACGACAACGAAGAATTCGTAAACAGATTTCTGGAACTTCAGCTCGTCCACGATTAAATGTTTCAAAGTCAAACACAAGTTTATATCTTCAATTAATTAATGATGAAACAGGTGTGACAATTGTCAGTGCTCATACTCGAGAACTTAAAGGTACTGTGAAAAAAGTTGAGGCAGCAGCTGCTCTTGGAAAATTACTGGCTGAAAAAGCAATTGCTAAGAAAATTTCAAGTGTGGTCTTTGATCGTGGAGGAAATAGATATACTGGTCGTATTAAGGCGGCCGCTGATGGTGCTCGTGAAGGCGGGCTGCAATTTTAA
- the rplE gene encoding 50S ribosomal protein L5 produces MKLKEQYQKIVKPALKEKFGYANDLAIPRITKISLNVGVGRLTKDKGQLEAVAHNIARITGQKPIMAKAKKSISAFKLREGTTIGVAVTLRGQRMYDFLEKLIKVTFPRVRDFRGVDPKKMDKTGNLSIGFKEHIAFPEIKADEVDNIHGLEVNITTTAKNAKEGLELFQLLGFPFKKDN; encoded by the coding sequence ATGAAACTTAAAGAACAATACCAAAAAATAGTAAAACCAGCTTTGAAAGAAAAGTTTGGTTATGCAAACGACTTAGCCATTCCAAGAATTACAAAAATTTCTTTGAATGTCGGAGTTGGGCGTCTAACTAAAGATAAAGGTCAACTGGAAGCAGTTGCTCATAACATTGCCCGTATTACTGGTCAAAAGCCAATTATGGCAAAAGCTAAAAAATCAATTTCAGCATTTAAACTTCGTGAAGGTACAACTATTGGTGTAGCTGTCACTTTACGTGGTCAAAGAATGTATGACTTTTTAGAAAAACTGATTAAAGTTACGTTTCCTCGGGTTAGAGACTTTCGAGGTGTTGATCCAAAGAAAATGGATAAAACTGGAAATCTATCAATTGGTTTTAAGGAGCATATTGCTTTTCCAGAAATTAAAGCTGATGAAGTTGATAATATCCATGGTCTAGAAGTTAATATCACAACAACCGCAAAAAATGCAAAAGAAGGTTTGGAATTATTCCAATTATTGGGATTTCCTTTTAAGAAAGATAATTAG